One genomic segment of Vulpes vulpes isolate BD-2025 chromosome 2, VulVul3, whole genome shotgun sequence includes these proteins:
- the ZACN gene encoding ligand-gated cation channel ZACN has product MQPLAMAPRLLLLLAFLRLGTTGPLVQGRGFRSPTVAWPSFFNFNQSQGVQETIQIPNNGSAPLLVDVQVFVSNVFNVDILRYTVSSMLLLRLSWVDTRLAWNASLYPQHAVTLPWDSLWTPGLTIQEALWVDWQDQSPRARVGPDGHVDLYLALTTETNCDFELLHFPRDQSDCNLSFYALSNTVLELEFRAHAVNEIVSVKREYVVWGLETQIPPRQLVPCFQVTLRLQNTALKAIIALLVPGEALLLADMCGGLLPLRATERIAYKVTLLLGYLVFHSSLVQALPSSSSCNPLLIYYFTVLLLLLFISTMETVLLAALQARGHLRARSSPIPNPRGEQQDHGDLGPHPEEAPGMKESRSWAEAADHIFFLVYVVGVVCSQFFFIGFWMWATCKSDPAPGEAIPHGGQPRL; this is encoded by the exons ATGCAGCCACTGGCGATGGCCCCGcggctcctgctgctgctggcctTCCTCAGGCTGGGCACCACGGGGCCCTTGGTCCAGGGGCGGGGCTTTCGCTCGCCAACAGTTG CCTGGCCATCCTTTTTCAACTTCAACCAGTCCCAGGGGGTTCAGGAAACCATCCAGATTCCAAACAATGGCAGCGCGCCCCTGCTCGTGGATGTGCAAGTGTTCGTGTCCAACGTGTTTAATGTG GACATCCTGCGGTACACAGTGTCCTCCATGCTGCTGCTTCGGCTG TCCTGGGTGGATACTCGCCTGGCCTGGAATGCGAGCCTGTACCCACAGCATGCAGTCACACTGCCCTGGGACTCACTCTGGACTCCGGGACTCACTATTCAGGAGGC GCTCTGGGTGGACTGGCAGGACCAGAGCCCGCGGGCCAGAGTGGGCCCTGATGGCCACGTCGACCTGTATTTGGCCCTCACCACGGAGACCAACTGTGACTTTGAGCTCCTCCACTTCCCCAGGGACCAGAGCGACTGCAACCTCAGCTTCTATGCTCTCAGCAACACTG TGCTAGAGCTGGAGTTCCGGGCCCATGCAGTGAACGAGATTGTGAGTGTCAAGAGGGAATATGTAGTTTGGGGTCTGGAGACCCAAATCCCTCCCCGGCAGCTGGTGCCCTGCTTCCAGGTGACG TTGCGCCTGCAGAACACAGCGCTGAAGGCCATCATAGCCCTGCTGGTACCTGGGGAGGCGCTGCTGTTAGCGGACATGTGCGGGGGGCTGCTGCCCCTCCGGGCCACCGAGCGCATTGCCTACAAGGTGACCCTGCTGCTGGGCTATCTGGtcttccactcctccctggtgcAGGCActgcccagctcctcctcctgcaaCCCGCTGCTCA TTTACTACTTCACCGTGCTACTGCTGCTACTCTTCATCAGCACCATGGAGACCGTGCTGCTGGCTGCACTGCAGGCCCGGGGCCACCTCAGGGCCAGAAGCAGCCCCATCCCAAACCCAAGAGGGGAGCAGCAAGATCATGGGGACCTGGGGCCGCATCCTGAAG AAGCTCCCGGAATGAAGGAGTcaaggagctgggctgaggctgCCGACCACATCTTCTTCCTGGTGTACGTGGTGGGGGTAGTGTGTAGCCAATTCTTCTTCATTGGATTCTGGATGTGGGCGACATGCAAGTCTGACCCAGCTCCTGGTGAGGCCATACCCCATGGCGGGCAGCCCAGGCTGTAA
- the GALR2 gene encoding galanin receptor type 2: MNGSGGPGAEDASEAGGRDGGQPEAVIVPMLFALIFLVGTVGNALVLAVLLRGGQAVSTTNLFILNLGVADLCFILCCVPFQATIYTLDGWVFGSLLCKAVHFLIFLTMYASSFTLAAVSLDRYLAIRYPLHSRELRTPRNALAAIGLIWGLSLLFSGPYLSYYRQSQLANLTVCHPAWSAPRRRAMDLCTFVFSYLLPMLVLGLTYARTLRYLWRAVDPVAAGSSARRAKRKVTRMILIVAALFCLCWMPHHALILCVWFGRFPLTPATYALRIFSHLVSYANSCVNPIVYALVSKHFRKGFRKICAGLLRRAPRRASGRVCIAAQGPRGSSVLERESTDLTHVSEAAGASAPVLAPLSSPALSLVPGPSWRDRNAPSGIPTVNAT; this comes from the exons ATGAACGGCTCGGGCGGCCCCGGGGCCGAGGACGCGAGCGAGGCGGGCGGCAGGGACGGCGGGCAGCCCGAGGCGGTTATCGTGCCCATGCTGTTCGCGCTCATCTTCTTGGTGGGCACCGTGGGCAACGCCCTGGTGCTGGCGGTGCTGCTGCGCGGCGGCCAGGCGGTCAGCACCACCAACCTGTTCATCCTCAACCTGGGCGTGGCCGACCTGTGCTTCATCCTGTGCTGCGTGCCCTTCCAGGCCACCATCTACACCCTGGACGGCTGGGTGTTCGGCTCGCTGCTCTGCAAGGCCGTGCACTTCCTCATCTTCCTCACCATGTACGCCAGCAGCTTCACGCTGGCCGCCGTCTCCCTGGACAG ATACCTGGCCATCCGCTACCCGCTGCACTCTCGCGAGCTGCGCACGCCTCGAAACGCGCTGGCTGCCATCGGGCTCATCTGGGGGCTGTCGCTGCTCTTCTCCGGGCCCTACCTGAGTTACTACCGCCAGTCGCAGCTGGCCAACCTGACTGTGTGCCACCCGGCGTGGAGCGCGCCTCGCCGCCGCGCCATGGACCTCTGCACCTTCGTCTTCAGCTACCTGCTGCCCATGCTGGTGCTCGGCCTGACCTACGCGCGCACCCTGCGCTACCTCTGGCGCGCCGTTGACCCGGTGGCCGCGGGCTCCAGCGCGCGGCGCGCCAAGCGCAAGGTGACGCGCATGATCCTCATCGTGGCCGCGCTCTTCTGCCTCTGCTGGATGCCTCACCACGCGCTTATCCTCTGCGTGTGGTTCGGCCGCTTCCCGCTTACGCCTGCCACGTACGCGCTGCGCATCTTCTCGCACCTGGTCTCCTATGCCAACTCCTGTGTCAACCCCATCGTCTACGCGCTCGTCTCCAAGCACTTCCGCAAGGGCTTCCGCAAGATCTGCGCGGGGCTGCTGCGCCGGGCCCCTCGGAGAGCCTCAGGCCGCGTGTGCATCGCGGCGCAGGGCCCCCGCGGCAGCAGCGTGCTCGAGCGCGAGTCCACCGACCTGACGCACGTGAGCGAGGCGGCCGGGGCCTCCGCCCCTGTGCTGGCGCCGCTCAGCAGCCCGGCCTTGAGCCTGGTGCCCGGCCCGTCCTGGCGGGACCGAAATGCCCCCAGTGGCATCCCGACGGTTAATGCGACCTGA